Part of the Solwaraspora sp. WMMA2065 genome is shown below.
GTGAGCAACTGTGTCGAGGTGGCCGACAACCTGCCCGGCCGGGTCCTGGTCCGGGACACCAAGGACCTCGACGGCGCCACCCTCGCGTTCGCCCCGTCTGCCTGGCGCTCTTTCGTCGCGCTGGCCAAGCACCACCACTGACCCAGCCGCTCACCCGCCGGACACCGTCGGGGCGCCGGCCCTGCCAACCAGGGCCGGCGCTTCATCTCGGTCAGGCCGGCCCGGTCCCCCTCGACGGGCCGTGGGCCCGCACCCAGCATCAGGTCGGTCGGCTACGCCGATGACGTGGATCAGGGGCATTGAGTGTTCGACAGACGGCCACCCCGCCGCCACACCCGTCCGGCCGGTGACCCTGGACGAACAACCGAGTCTGCTGGACGCCTTGGCGATGGTGTCGAATCCCCGCAGCCCACGCGGGCTACGCTATTCGCTGGCCGGGCTACTCACCGTCGCGGTATGCGCGGTGATG
Proteins encoded:
- a CDS encoding DUF397 domain-containing protein, yielding MNTTDPSWRKSTRSSGVSNCVEVADNLPGRVLVRDTKDLDGATLAFAPSAWRSFVALAKHHH